One Edaphobacter bradus DNA window includes the following coding sequences:
- a CDS encoding EVE domain-containing protein: MPYLLKSEPNKYSYDDLLRDGETTWDGISNNQALLTLRNMKKGDKLVIYHSNIGKAAVGTAKVVSVDPSDPKNPIVRIAPVKRLKREKPLAEIREAPVFKGSIMFRQFRLSVVPLTDDQYDWLVS, encoded by the coding sequence ATGCCTTACCTCCTCAAATCCGAACCCAACAAATACTCCTACGACGACCTTCTCCGCGATGGCGAGACCACCTGGGACGGCATCAGCAACAATCAGGCCCTCCTCACCCTCCGCAACATGAAGAAGGGCGACAAGCTCGTCATCTACCACTCCAACATCGGCAAGGCCGCCGTCGGAACCGCGAAGGTCGTCTCGGTCGATCCCTCCGACCCGAAGAACCCCATCGTCCGCATCGCTCCCGTCAAGCGTCTCAAGCGCGAAAAGCCGCTGGCCGAGATCCGCGAAGCCCCGGTCTTCAAAGGCTCCATCATGTTCCGCCAGTTCCGCCTCTCCGTCGTCCCCCTCACCGACGACCAATACGACTGGCTCGTCTCCTGA
- a CDS encoding glutamate racemase, which yields MSSTPSPTPERPTIGVFDSGFGGLTVLRELLRLVPHARYIYLGDTARLPYGSKSHETVARYAVSSAHFLADQGADHLVIACNTATALALDDIRAALLIPVFGVIEPGAQAALSASHKSLFRSAPERTKQVDGGAEKHASPTTSHHAPPPKPAHALVLATSATTQSHAYTRALTALGLRATEKACPLLVPLVEEGWISHAVTAEVLRIYLLEALCEAPDASILLLGCTHYPLLRPLIENTLHELHHPMYVIDSAEATARAVSALLPPSASTEPPASTFYATDSIEKFQRLGSAFLGHPLNEVHLLDLGG from the coding sequence ATGAGCTCCACACCCTCACCTACCCCCGAGCGTCCCACCATCGGCGTCTTCGACTCCGGCTTCGGAGGCCTCACCGTCCTCCGTGAGCTGCTCCGCCTCGTCCCTCACGCCCGCTACATCTACCTCGGCGACACCGCCCGTCTCCCCTACGGCTCCAAGTCCCACGAAACCGTCGCCCGCTACGCTGTCTCCAGCGCCCACTTCCTCGCCGATCAAGGCGCAGACCACCTCGTCATCGCCTGCAACACCGCCACAGCCCTCGCCCTCGACGACATCCGCGCCGCCCTTCTCATCCCCGTCTTCGGAGTCATCGAGCCCGGAGCCCAGGCCGCACTGAGCGCTTCGCACAAATCGTTATTTCGATCGGCCCCTGAGCGAACAAAGCAAGTCGACGGGGGAGCGGAAAAACACGCTTCTCCAACCACATCTCACCACGCGCCACCGCCAAAGCCTGCCCACGCTCTCGTCCTCGCCACATCCGCCACCACCCAGTCCCACGCCTACACCCGCGCCCTCACAGCCCTCGGCCTGCGCGCCACGGAGAAGGCCTGCCCCCTCCTCGTCCCGCTGGTTGAAGAAGGCTGGATCAGCCACGCCGTCACCGCCGAAGTCCTCCGCATCTACCTCCTTGAAGCACTCTGTGAGGCTCCCGATGCAAGCATCCTCCTCCTCGGCTGCACCCATTACCCGCTGCTGCGCCCGCTCATCGAGAACACCCTCCATGAGCTCCACCACCCCATGTACGTCATCGACTCCGCGGAGGCCACCGCCCGCGCCGTGTCCGCGCTTCTCCCACCCTCAGCCTCCACCGAGCCACCTGCAAGCACGTTCTACGCCACCGACTCCATCGAAAAGTTCCAGCGCCTCGGCTCCGCCTTCCTCGGCCACCCCCTCAACGAAGTCCACCTCCTCGACCTCGGCGGCTAA
- a CDS encoding GerMN domain-containing protein → MIPRYQRILFWSLVGGISLLALFLIHGCRQAHLRLTELNSAMPIAAPNAATTEDVTFYLASDADGTITPSRAQVALPKNPTLRARVLLNDLLAQYSQPDSPHPLQSGPAIDDVFLLTNPSTPNTGETAILNLHGSFVANHPSGVEVETLTLNSIIGTLHAALPQIAHVRFLVDGQPHDTLAGHADLSRSYPCIDTTTQSTAPTEEATQP, encoded by the coding sequence ATGATCCCCCGCTACCAGCGCATCCTCTTCTGGAGCCTCGTCGGCGGCATCTCCCTCCTGGCCCTCTTCCTCATCCACGGCTGCCGCCAGGCCCACCTCCGCCTCACCGAGCTAAACAGTGCCATGCCCATCGCCGCCCCCAACGCCGCTACCACCGAGGACGTCACGTTTTACCTCGCCAGCGACGCCGACGGCACCATCACCCCCTCGCGCGCGCAGGTCGCCCTGCCCAAGAATCCCACCCTTCGCGCCCGCGTCCTGCTCAACGACCTCCTCGCCCAGTACTCCCAGCCCGACTCGCCCCACCCGCTCCAGAGCGGACCCGCCATCGACGACGTCTTCCTCCTCACGAATCCCTCCACCCCCAACACCGGCGAGACCGCCATCCTCAACCTCCACGGCTCTTTCGTCGCCAACCACCCCTCCGGCGTCGAGGTCGAAACCCTCACCCTGAACTCCATCATCGGAACCCTCCACGCCGCACTCCCGCAGATCGCACACGTCCGCTTCCTCGTCGACGGCCAGCCCCACGACACCCTCGCCGGCCACGCCGACCTCAGCCGCTCCTATCCCTGCATCGACACCACCACCCAATCCACCGCGCCCACCGAAGAGGCCACCCAGCCATGA
- a CDS encoding N-acetylmuramoyl-L-alanine amidase, with protein sequence MASAVAPAVVLAVAFASLVVIPGGTLASSAAKESPTILSITIKSHLPQAVTPTRHSILKTATTLLLSAITCLANAQTAQTPQPSPQPQTAPKPLPAFYRNVILIDPAHGGPDTGAHLAGEVLEKDVTLSFSARLRTLLSAAGFTVLSTRDSDPADVLSTDQRAGLANHARPLACLILHATTSGSGVHIVTSALTPPDHLAAARIALPWQTAQAPTIPQSLRLANEIGLALTADKLPAVLLRASVPPLDNLTCAAVAIELAPPAHAGAQPTSVTDGSYQQITAKAIADGLSSYRNHNAPPPAAAATGPTGAAR encoded by the coding sequence GTGGCTTCTGCAGTTGCACCTGCCGTTGTTCTTGCAGTTGCATTTGCATCTCTCGTTGTCATCCCCGGAGGGACCCTTGCCTCTTCGGCTGCGAAGGAATCGCCCACGATCCTCTCCATTACAATCAAATCGCATCTCCCCCAAGCCGTGACCCCAACTCGCCACTCCATCCTCAAGACCGCGACCACCCTCCTGCTGAGCGCGATCACCTGCCTCGCCAATGCGCAGACGGCCCAGACACCCCAGCCATCCCCGCAGCCGCAGACCGCACCCAAGCCCCTCCCCGCCTTCTACCGCAACGTTATCCTCATCGACCCCGCCCACGGCGGCCCCGACACCGGCGCCCACCTCGCCGGCGAAGTCCTCGAAAAGGACGTCACCCTCTCCTTCTCGGCGCGCCTCCGCACGCTGCTCTCCGCCGCCGGCTTCACCGTCCTCTCCACTCGCGACTCCGACCCCGCCGACGTCCTTTCCACCGACCAGCGTGCCGGCCTCGCCAACCACGCCCGCCCGCTCGCCTGCCTCATCCTTCACGCCACCACCAGCGGCTCCGGAGTCCACATCGTCACCTCGGCCCTCACTCCACCCGACCACCTCGCGGCCGCACGCATAGCCCTGCCCTGGCAGACCGCCCAGGCTCCCACGATTCCGCAGAGCCTCCGCCTTGCCAACGAGATCGGCCTCGCCCTCACCGCCGACAAGCTCCCCGCCGTCCTGCTGCGCGCGTCCGTTCCGCCGCTCGACAACCTCACCTGCGCCGCAGTCGCCATCGAGCTTGCTCCGCCCGCGCACGCCGGGGCCCAGCCCACCTCCGTCACTGACGGCAGCTACCAGCAGATCACTGCCAAGGCCATCGCCGACGGCCTCTCCTCCTACCGCAACCACAACGCCCCCCCGCCGGCCGCGGCAGCCACAGGGCCAACAGGAGCCGCCCGATGA
- a CDS encoding DUF1015 domain-containing protein — MARIYPFRALRYDLARVKMEDVVTQPYDKITPAMQQRYYEASPYNLVRVILGKQFPSDTEQENVYTRAAETLHAWRKDGILAEESEPALYGYSQTYQVPHSNEIRERRGFIALGHLYDYADKVVYRHEQTFPKHKSDRMSLFKATRAYCEQIYMLYSDPAFTAEKLIFGVNGPNGADTTPADLAVTDEYGVVHRVWKLTDPNLINLIVTAMADKKLIIADGHHRYETSVAYAKERSAQLKLPLNQPFEPMGEDGKLPAGHLPAPSFPEAAMMMTFVNMDAPGITILPTHRVVHGLEGFSSPDFITKASVYFTIKELDKPDVSALANTTGTAFIAATGDGNYLLTAKPEVMEDILKDLPARQRHLDVVQLHRVVLDKLLGLDQETITRLGSVAYIREADEAVSMVTSGEANIAFLIKPITLDQLKDVSLAGDVMPQKSTDFYPKLLSGLAIYALD, encoded by the coding sequence ATGGCCCGCATCTATCCCTTCCGCGCTCTCCGCTACGACCTTGCCCGCGTCAAGATGGAGGACGTCGTCACCCAGCCCTACGACAAGATCACCCCAGCCATGCAGCAGCGCTACTACGAGGCCAGCCCCTACAACCTCGTCCGCGTCATCCTCGGCAAGCAATTCCCCAGCGACACCGAGCAGGAGAACGTCTACACCCGCGCCGCCGAAACCCTCCACGCATGGCGCAAGGACGGCATCCTCGCCGAGGAGTCCGAGCCCGCACTCTACGGCTACTCCCAGACCTACCAAGTCCCTCACTCCAATGAAATCCGCGAGCGCCGCGGATTCATCGCCCTCGGCCACCTCTACGACTACGCCGACAAGGTCGTCTATCGCCACGAGCAGACCTTCCCAAAGCACAAGTCCGACCGAATGAGTCTCTTCAAGGCCACCCGCGCCTACTGCGAGCAGATCTACATGCTCTACTCCGACCCCGCCTTCACCGCCGAGAAGCTCATCTTTGGAGTCAACGGCCCCAACGGAGCAGACACCACCCCCGCCGACCTTGCCGTCACCGATGAGTACGGCGTCGTCCACCGCGTCTGGAAGCTCACCGACCCAAACCTCATCAACCTCATTGTCACCGCCATGGCTGACAAGAAGCTCATCATCGCCGACGGCCACCACCGCTACGAAACCTCCGTCGCCTACGCCAAGGAGCGCAGCGCGCAACTCAAGCTCCCCCTCAACCAGCCCTTCGAACCCATGGGCGAGGACGGGAAGCTCCCTGCCGGCCACCTTCCCGCTCCATCCTTCCCCGAGGCAGCCATGATGATGACCTTCGTCAATATGGACGCCCCCGGAATCACCATTCTTCCCACGCACCGCGTCGTCCACGGCCTCGAGGGCTTCTCCTCGCCCGACTTCATCACTAAGGCCAGCGTTTACTTCACCATCAAAGAGCTCGACAAGCCGGATGTCTCCGCCCTCGCCAACACCACTGGCACGGCCTTCATAGCCGCCACCGGCGACGGCAACTATCTCCTCACCGCCAAGCCCGAGGTCATGGAAGACATCCTCAAGGACCTTCCCGCACGCCAGCGCCACCTCGACGTCGTCCAGCTTCACCGCGTCGTCCTCGATAAGCTCCTCGGCCTCGACCAGGAGACCATCACCCGCCTCGGCAGCGTCGCCTACATCCGCGAAGCCGACGAAGCCGTCTCCATGGTCACCAGCGGCGAAGCCAACATAGCCTTCCTCATCAAACCCATCACCCTCGACCAGCTCAAAGATGTCTCCCTCGCCGGCGACGTCATGCCGCAAAAATCCACCGACTTCTACCCCAAGCTCCTGAGCGGCCTGGCTATCTACGCCCTCGACTGA
- a CDS encoding VWA domain-containing protein: MWETDGTSRTRCRKRRRVAEFLVAAMVWVGLWAGLATGVSRGQENPLGQVHTQEPPPPPKSPEDEKPVVEGANNVAANATAHRRDSRIRVDVNLVLVPATVTDPMNRLVTGLEKENFEVYDNNVGQIIKSFSTEDAPVTIGVIFDLSGSMTSKYARARKALSEFLRTCNPQDEFFVVGFNDRPAVVVDYTSDVDDVEARMVMLKPENRTALIDAVYLGVNKLRQAKYDRKALLIISDGGDNRSRYTEGELRRVVRESDVQIYSIGIFDQYAPTQEEQLGPILLTDICEMTGGRMFRVGDLADLGDIASRISAELRNEYLIGYRPSEMKKDGNWRKLKIRLVPPPGLPPLTVHNRQGYYAPSQ; encoded by the coding sequence ATGTGGGAGACAGACGGTACAAGCCGGACGCGTTGTCGCAAGCGCAGGCGGGTGGCTGAGTTCCTCGTCGCTGCGATGGTTTGGGTGGGCTTATGGGCCGGGCTGGCCACGGGTGTGAGCCGGGGGCAGGAGAATCCGCTGGGACAGGTGCATACGCAGGAGCCGCCACCTCCACCGAAGTCGCCGGAAGACGAGAAGCCGGTGGTTGAAGGGGCGAATAATGTCGCAGCCAATGCGACGGCGCACAGGAGGGACTCGCGCATCCGGGTAGACGTGAACCTGGTGCTGGTTCCTGCGACGGTGACGGACCCGATGAACCGGCTGGTGACCGGTTTGGAGAAGGAGAACTTCGAGGTCTACGACAACAACGTCGGGCAGATAATCAAGTCGTTCTCAACGGAGGATGCTCCGGTGACGATCGGGGTCATCTTTGACCTGAGCGGCAGCATGACGTCGAAGTATGCGCGGGCGAGGAAGGCGCTGAGCGAGTTTCTGCGAACGTGCAATCCTCAGGATGAGTTCTTTGTGGTGGGGTTCAACGACCGTCCCGCGGTGGTTGTTGATTACACGTCGGATGTGGACGACGTGGAGGCGCGGATGGTGATGCTGAAGCCGGAGAACCGGACGGCGCTGATCGATGCGGTGTATCTGGGGGTGAACAAGCTGCGGCAGGCCAAGTATGACCGTAAGGCGCTGCTGATCATCTCCGATGGTGGCGACAACCGCAGCCGCTACACCGAGGGCGAGCTTCGGCGCGTGGTGCGGGAGAGCGATGTGCAGATCTACTCGATCGGCATCTTCGACCAGTATGCGCCGACACAGGAGGAGCAGCTTGGGCCGATTCTACTGACCGATATCTGCGAGATGACGGGTGGAAGAATGTTTCGCGTGGGCGACCTGGCTGACCTGGGTGATATTGCGTCGCGCATCAGCGCCGAGTTGCGCAACGAATACCTGATCGGCTACAGGCCATCGGAAATGAAGAAGGACGGCAACTGGCGTAAATTGAAGATACGACTCGTACCGCCGCCGGGGCTTCCTCCACTGACGGTACACAATCGCCAGGGGTATTATGCACCTTCGCAGTAA
- a CDS encoding VWA domain-containing protein, whose translation MDKNTSLVLLAKAQGDFADWPKLRQDVQFISGKSTVIGLVKNQILVLEDGVEQPDVTLQQADNAASICLLLDQSSSMKERGKEVIEAARRLIATANPGDEFALMSFSGPVYVEQGFTTDTKKLDAALQRAEFKGASDVFDAVLASVVQMETHVPKYRKVIVILSDGDDNYSQVTLSDLLRRLRYPGAPLIYSLSPPQGLKVNVRQNGQALSNLLALTKATGGFSFEPDTSDELRDYAAEISRDIRSRYSLQYTSTHTQIDGKLHKVEIKIAPGVSASKIKPHFRQEYYAPSH comes from the coding sequence TTGGATAAGAACACGTCGTTGGTGCTTCTAGCGAAGGCCCAAGGAGATTTTGCGGACTGGCCAAAGCTCCGACAGGACGTACAGTTCATTAGCGGAAAATCAACTGTCATTGGATTAGTGAAGAATCAGATTCTGGTTCTGGAGGATGGGGTCGAACAGCCTGACGTGACGTTGCAACAGGCTGATAACGCTGCCTCGATCTGCCTGCTGCTAGACCAAAGCAGCTCCATGAAGGAAAGAGGCAAGGAGGTCATTGAAGCCGCACGACGGCTTATCGCAACCGCAAATCCGGGAGACGAGTTCGCACTCATGAGTTTCTCGGGCCCAGTCTATGTAGAGCAGGGATTCACGACAGATACAAAGAAGCTTGACGCGGCACTGCAGCGCGCTGAGTTTAAAGGCGCTTCCGATGTTTTTGATGCAGTACTGGCGTCAGTTGTCCAGATGGAAACACACGTTCCGAAGTATAGGAAAGTAATAGTGATTCTTTCGGATGGAGATGACAATTACTCCCAAGTCACACTATCAGACTTGTTACGAAGACTGCGATATCCAGGGGCACCATTGATTTACTCTCTAAGCCCACCTCAAGGGCTCAAGGTTAACGTAAGGCAAAACGGGCAGGCCCTCTCAAATCTACTGGCACTCACAAAAGCGACAGGTGGATTCAGTTTTGAGCCCGACACCTCGGATGAGTTGAGGGACTATGCGGCGGAGATTTCTCGGGATATTCGTAGTCGATACAGCCTGCAATATACATCGACGCATACGCAAATAGACGGAAAGCTGCATAAGGTTGAAATAAAGATTGCACCGGGAGTTAGTGCATCCAAGATCAAGCCACATTTTCGGCAGGAGTACTATGCCCCATCGCACTAA
- a CDS encoding VWA domain-containing protein: protein MPHRTKKAEPKWRAGIWLISVATLLCGTVIGVAQQTQTNAPAGQPQQPSLTVDRDPVPSPDVEAPPPPKGTSAPQGLAPITKGAGGKYTLRQDAYEVRLNATVLDGSGRSIMDLTKDAFHVYEDGVPQTIASFRHEDLPVSLGILIDSSGSMYDKRPSVEKAALDLVKLSNHEDEAFVVDFSWEAFIDQDFTSDIGKLQQGLSYIKSSGGTAMYDALVASADYLSKNAKHPKQVLLIVTDGEDNASSASLEQSIRRIQDLDGPVIYCVGLLFGEDTDKRESRHARRVLETLAEQTGGEAYFPRSINQVDEIASEVAKDIRTQYTISYHSTKSPALGGYRQVHVDAKAKSYGRLTVRTRSGYYPRINRNAAESGQASLNNPESRP from the coding sequence ATGCCCCATCGCACTAAAAAGGCGGAACCGAAGTGGCGAGCCGGGATATGGCTCATATCTGTAGCGACGCTGCTATGCGGGACTGTGATCGGCGTGGCGCAACAAACTCAAACGAATGCGCCAGCAGGGCAGCCGCAGCAGCCATCGCTAACGGTGGACCGCGATCCTGTGCCTTCTCCGGACGTTGAGGCGCCGCCTCCTCCGAAGGGGACGAGCGCGCCGCAGGGGCTGGCGCCGATTACGAAGGGCGCAGGCGGCAAGTACACACTGCGTCAGGACGCCTACGAGGTGAGGCTGAACGCGACGGTGCTCGATGGAAGCGGGCGGTCGATCATGGACCTGACCAAAGACGCGTTTCACGTCTACGAAGATGGCGTGCCGCAGACGATCGCGTCGTTCCGGCATGAGGATCTGCCGGTGTCGCTGGGAATTCTGATCGACAGTTCTGGTTCGATGTACGACAAGCGGCCTTCGGTGGAGAAGGCCGCGCTGGACCTGGTGAAGCTCTCAAACCACGAGGATGAGGCGTTTGTTGTGGACTTCTCGTGGGAGGCGTTCATCGACCAGGATTTCACCAGCGATATCGGGAAGCTGCAGCAGGGGCTTAGCTACATCAAGTCGAGCGGTGGAACGGCGATGTACGACGCGCTGGTGGCCTCGGCTGATTACTTGTCGAAGAACGCGAAGCATCCGAAGCAGGTATTGCTGATCGTTACTGATGGCGAGGACAATGCTTCGAGTGCGTCGCTGGAGCAGTCGATACGGAGGATTCAGGACCTGGACGGGCCGGTGATCTACTGCGTCGGGCTGCTGTTTGGCGAGGACACGGACAAGCGCGAGTCGCGGCATGCACGGCGCGTACTGGAGACACTGGCGGAACAGACGGGCGGCGAGGCATACTTTCCAAGGTCGATCAATCAGGTCGATGAGATTGCGTCAGAGGTCGCGAAGGACATTCGGACGCAATATACGATCTCGTACCACTCGACCAAGTCGCCGGCTCTCGGCGGCTACAGACAGGTGCATGTGGATGCGAAGGCAAAGAGTTACGGAAGGTTGACGGTGAGAACACGGAGCGGGTACTACCCGCGGATTAATCGAAATGCGGCAGAGAGTGGGCAGGCGTCCTTGAACAATCCGGAGTCGCGCCCCTGA